In Flavobacterium enshiense, the genomic stretch TTATTAGAGGTGATATTAAATTTGACACGAACTTATTAGACGATAAAGTATTGTTTAAAAGTGACGGGATGCCAACCTATCACCTGGCCAATATTGTAGACGATCATTTGATGGAAACTTCGCATGTAATCCGCGGAGAAGAATGGTTACCTTCGTTACCGTTACACGATTTGTTATATAAAGCTTTTGGTTGGGAAGCGCCTGAATTTGCGCATTTACCGTTGATTTTAAAACCGGTGGGCAATGGGAAATTATCCAAGCGTGATGGGGATAAATTAGGATTCCCGGTTTTCCCATTGGATTGGAATGATCCTGTGTCAGGTGAAAAATCTTCGGGATACAGAGAAAAAGGATTTTTCCCGGGAGCTGTGGTAAACTTCTTATCGTTATTGGGATGGAACGATGGTACCGACCAGGAATTGTTTTCATTGGAAGAGTTAGTGGCTAAATTCGACCTGAACCGAGTACACAAAGCCGGAGCTAAATTCGACCCTGAAAAAAACAAATGGTTCAATCAGCACTATCTTAAATTACAGTCGGATGCTTCTTTAGCTGAAAAATTCATGCCTATTTTAACTGAAAAAGGGATTGAAACCGATATCGATTATGTGACCAAAGTGGTGGCTTCGGTAAAAGAACGTGCGACTTTCGTAACCGATTTATATGAATTGAGCGATTTCTTCTTTGTGGCACCAACCACTTATGATGAAAAAGCGGCCAAAAACTGGAAGGAAGAAACGCCTCATTTAATGCAGGAATTGATTTCGGTATTGGAAAATATTGGAGATTTCACTTCGGTAAACATCGAAACCATTGTAAAAGACTGGATGACGAAAAACGAAATAGGGATGGGGAAAGTGATGCAGCCGTTCCGATTGAGTTTGGTGGGTGCCTTGAAAGGTCCGCATCTTTTTGACATTGTGGAAATGATTGGAAAAGAAGAAACTATTTTACGACTACAGAAAGCAATCGCTACATTATAAGAAAGAAAAAGCCCCGAGAATTTCGGGGCTTTTTTATTATTCAAAGTAGTTCAATTTGTAATAGGTTTCGTTATCGGTTTCTACTGACCAGATACTGCCATTATTGCCGAATGTGGTACCGAAATATTTTTTTGTATCAGAATTTAATGAATTGATATACTTTTTATAATTTTCATTCGTTTCGTAAGCAATCAACCCATTAGGATCAAACATTTTACCTTTTACTTTTATTTGATCGTTTGTGTAAAAAGACTGTATAAAATCT encodes the following:
- the gltX gene encoding glutamate--tRNA ligase codes for the protein MSKPVRVRFAPSPTGPLHIGGVRTALFNYLFAKKHGGTFYLRVEDTDQNRFVPGAEQYIMEALEWLGIAPDETVGKNEKFGPYRQSERKPLYKQYADQLVNSGWAYYAFDSAADLDQLRKNAEEEGKTFIYNHTVREHLDTSLTNSAEKVAERIANGEEFVIRFKTPVNETLHLKDIIRGDIKFDTNLLDDKVLFKSDGMPTYHLANIVDDHLMETSHVIRGEEWLPSLPLHDLLYKAFGWEAPEFAHLPLILKPVGNGKLSKRDGDKLGFPVFPLDWNDPVSGEKSSGYREKGFFPGAVVNFLSLLGWNDGTDQELFSLEELVAKFDLNRVHKAGAKFDPEKNKWFNQHYLKLQSDASLAEKFMPILTEKGIETDIDYVTKVVASVKERATFVTDLYELSDFFFVAPTTYDEKAAKNWKEETPHLMQELISVLENIGDFTSVNIETIVKDWMTKNEIGMGKVMQPFRLSLVGALKGPHLFDIVEMIGKEETILRLQKAIATL